In a genomic window of Caloenas nicobarica isolate bCalNic1 chromosome 1, bCalNic1.hap1, whole genome shotgun sequence:
- the CKAP2 gene encoding LOW QUALITY PROTEIN: cytoskeleton-associated protein 2 (The sequence of the model RefSeq protein was modified relative to this genomic sequence to represent the inferred CDS: inserted 2 bases in 1 codon), giving the protein MAARAPLRLPASRRSEPAKREQRQKVEEYRSRKKTCSGVLIEENQGSISSRTRRATSSKLQGKTQLSASPKPGMENKENANKLSWDQSSGTSEKNVTSNSSTSTLTNSILGAKYNPEDHASKNEVTEIKSQHVSLSKSFLQMKSMKEKELIAETKQNSSVSLPKKQVFGTYHGKIIPSKINSFRKVPKHEGEESSLSDKKLPSATRPAASSLSMSSCSIVVRTVKVTKYHNSVKPHGAFPLQSKQSDKAAINSLKKWQLTPAVVSKKVTVQKMISEKGPQPPKAASNNFDRRALGVKKCADFCEDARPEAPAKTVSVVPGTKLRQDSRTNGKSKYTLPKETAEERRARLAEWRASRGKVMRRPPTCVLLRPKSKREEQELSSGNSLEHVLHSEKVKKTLAECLHLIEQGCQGDEVRAMLEDLTQSIPGAKKLAKYWICCMHLEQMGPLEKLIAVYEEAILAGAVPKVELRHALIDTIKNGESLFKSGDGRSVTEAHLSEVVEVSKEPNSSVEQVQEAFKDLDSDKKAEGDDKKAETSSEVIKEEEMHLDFKPREEILPKSNKKHKTKERTKKKGKRETQEQNEDGEKDIAQVVNSPEKENDTSYSMIYNPSTTPYLERMYHEANDSSAKDLKVVTPLRYSQRIREKMCKLLDTVQDEDAFVSXFEQLGELETKATVFIHKQTNALKETSAEVEE; this is encoded by the exons ATGGCGGCGAGAGCCCCGCTCCGGCTCCCGGCCAGCCGCAGGTCCGAGCCCGCGAAACGAG aacaaagacaaaaagttGAAGAGTATCGATCAAGGAAAAAGACCTGTTCTGGTGTGCTCATTGAAGAAAACCAAGGATCGATCAG tagCAGAACTAGGAGAGCAACTAGCAGTAAACTGCAAGGCAAAACACAGCTCTCAGCATCTCCAAAGCCAGGGATG gaaaataaagagaatgcTAATAAACTGTCATGGGACCAATCAAGTGgaacctcagaaaaaaatgttacttcaAACTCTTCCACAAGCACACTGACAAATTCCATATTAGGTGCAAAGTATAATCCTGAAGATCATGCATCTAAGAATGaagtcactgaaataaaatctcagcATGTGTCACTTAGTAAGTCCTTCTTGCAAATGAAAAGCATGAAAGAGAAGGAATTGattgcagaaacaaaacaaaattcaagTGTCAGCCTACCAAAGAAACAAGTGTTTGGTACATATCATGGCAAAATTATCCCATCGAAGATAAACTCCTTCCGAAAAGTACCAAAACATGAGGGGGAAGAGAGTTCCTTGTCAGATAAAAAGCTTCCTTCTGCCACCAGACCAGCAGCAAGTTCTTTGTCCATGAGCAGCTGTAGTATAGTTGTGAGGACCGTCAAAGTCACCAAGTACCATAATTCTGTAAAACCACATGGTGCCTTCCCATTGCAGAGCAAACAATCTGACAAAGCTGCTATTAATAGTCTGAAGAAATGGCAACTGACACCTGCTGTAGTGTCAAAGAAAGTAACAGTCCAAAAAATGATCAGTGAAAAGGGACCACAGCCACCGAAGGCTGCTTCTAACAATTTTGACCGCAGAGCTCTAGGAGTGAAGAAATGTGCAGATTTTTGTGAAGATGCAAGACCAGAAGCTCCAGCAAAAACAGTTTCTGTTGTTCCTGGTACAAAGTTGAGACAGGATTCTAGAACTAATGGCAAGAGTAAATATACTCTGCCAAAAGagacagcagaagagagaag AGCTCGCCTGGCTGAATGGAGGGCATCCAGAGGAAAAGTGATGAGGAGACCTCCAACATGTGTGCTTCTGAGACCCAAGTCTAAAAGGGAAGAACAAGAATTGTCTTCTGGCAATTCTTTAGAGCATGTATTACATAGTGAAAAGGTCAAGAAGACTCTAGCAGAGTGTCTGCATTTAATTGAACAG GGATGTCAAGGCGATGAAGTACGTGCCATGTTGGAAGACTTGACACAGAGCATTCCTGGGGCTAAAAAGCTTGCAAAATATTGGATCTGCTGCATGCATCTTGAACAGATGGGCCCTCTTGAAAAACTTATTGCTGTCTATGAGGAGGCCATTTTGGCAGGAGCAGTG CCTAAAGTTGAACTACGACACGCGCTGATAGATACTATAAAAAATGGTGAAAGCCTTTTTAAGTCTGGGGATG GGAGAAGTGTGACAGAAGCTCATTTAAGTGAGGTAGTGGAAGTCAGCAAGGAACCAAATTCATCTGTAGAGCAGGTTCAGGAGGCCTTCAAGGATCTTGACTCTGACAAAAAAGCAGAGGGTGATGACAAGAAGGCAGAAACTAGCAGTGAAGTGatcaaagaagaagaaatgcatttagACTTTAAACCAAGAGAAGAGATCTTGccaaaaagcaataaaaagcacAAGACCAAGGAACgcacaaaaaagaaaggaaaacgtGAAACACAAGAACAGAATGAGGATGGGGAAAAAGATATAGCCCAAGTAGTTAATTCtcctgagaaggaaaatgacaCATCTTATTCAATGATATACAATCCATCTACCACACCATACTTGGAACG GATGTATCATGAAGCAAATGATTCCAGTGCTAAAGACCTGAAAGTTGTTACCCCTTTGCGATATTCTCAACGCATTCGGGAGAAGATGTGCAAGCTGTTGGATACTGTTCAAGATGAAGATGCATTTGTCTC ATTTGAACAGCTGGGAGAACTGGAAACAAAAGCCACTGTATTTATCCACAAACAGACCAATGCGCTCAAAGAAACAAGTGCTGAAGTAGAAGAGTAA
- the VPS36 gene encoding vacuolar protein-sorting-associated protein 36 isoform X2: MDRFSWTSGLLELGETLVVQQRGVRLCDGEEKVKFDMGVLLLSTHRLIWRDQKNHECCFAVPLSQIVFIEEQAAGIGKSAKIVVHLHPASSNKEPGPFQSSKYSYIKLSFKEHGEIEFYRRLSEEITQRRWENMPTGQTIQVNKDPQAGRIRAVGIVGIERKLEEKRKETDKNISEAKEMVELSKSIANKIKEKQGDITEDETIRFKSYLLSMGIANPVTRETHGSGTHYHMQLAKQLAGILQTPLEERGGIMSLTEVYCLVNRARGLELLSPEDLVNACKMLESLKLPLRLRIFDSGVMVIELQSHNEEEMVASALETVSEKGSLTADEFAKLVGMSVLLAKERLLLAEKMGHLCRDDSVEGLRFYPNLFLTQS, encoded by the exons ATGGACCGGTTCTCGTGGACCAGCGgcctgctggagctgggggagacGCTGGTGGTGCAGCAGCGCGGCGTGCGGCTCTGCGACGGGGAGGAGAAG gTGAAATTCGATATGGGAGTATTACTACTTAGCACACACAGACTAATCTGGAGGGATCAGAAGAATCAT GAGTGCTGCTTTGCTGTACCTCTGTCTCAGATCGTCTTTATCGAAGAGCAAGCAGCTGGGATAGGAAAAAG cGCCAAAATAGTAGTTCATCTTCATCCTGCTTCTTCAAACAAAGAGCCTGGTCCATTCCAAAGCAGCAAATATTCCTACATCAAACTTTCTTTCAAAGAGCATGGGGAGATTGAG TTCTATAGACGATTATCAGAAGAAATTACACAAAGGAGATGGGAGAACATGCCTACTGGTCAGACCATTCAAGTTAACAAGGATCCACAG gcaGGAAGAATAAGAGCTGTAGGAATTGTAGGGATCGAAAggaaattagaggaaaaaagaaaagagactgacaaaaacATTTCCGAG GCTAAGGAAATGGTGGAGTTATCTAAGTCAATAGCTAATaagatcaaagaaaaacaaggtgaCATCACTGAGGATGAG ACTATTAGGTTCAAGTCCTATCTGTTGAGTATGGGCATAGCTAATCCAGTTACTAGGGAAACACATGGATCTGGTACCCATTACCACATGCAACTGGCAAAGCAACTAGCCGGAATACTGCAGACACCACTAGAG GAGCGAGGAGGGATCATGTCGCTTACAGAAGTGTACTGTCTGGTAAATCGCGCACGAGGATTAGAG TTGCTGTCACCAGAAGATTTAGTAAATGCTTGTAAGATGCTGGAGTCACTGAAATTACCACTAAG GCTTCGGATATTTGACAGTGGTGTGATGGTGATTGAACTCCAGTCTCATAACGAAGAGGAAATGGTAGCTTCTGCTTTAGAGACA GTATCTGAAAAGGGTTCCCTCACAGCTGACGAGTTTGCTAAGCTGGTGGGGATGTCTGTTCTCTTAGCCAAAGAAAG gCTGCTTCTTGCTGAAAAGATGGGCCATCTTTGCAGAGATGATTCAGTGGAAGGCTTGAGATTCTACCCAAATTTATTTCTGACACAGAGCTAA
- the VPS36 gene encoding vacuolar protein-sorting-associated protein 36 isoform X1: MDRFSWTSGLLELGETLVVQQRGVRLCDGEEKVKFDMGVLLLSTHRLIWRDQKNHECCFAVPLSQIVFIEEQAAGIGKSAKIVVHLHPASSNKEPGPFQSSKYSYIKLSFKEHGEIEFYRRLSEEITQRRWENMPTGQTIQVNKDPQAGRIRAVGIVGIERKLEEKRKETDKNISEAFEDLSKLMEKAKEMVELSKSIANKIKEKQGDITEDETIRFKSYLLSMGIANPVTRETHGSGTHYHMQLAKQLAGILQTPLEERGGIMSLTEVYCLVNRARGLELLSPEDLVNACKMLESLKLPLRLRIFDSGVMVIELQSHNEEEMVASALETVSEKGSLTADEFAKLVGMSVLLAKERLLLAEKMGHLCRDDSVEGLRFYPNLFLTQS; this comes from the exons ATGGACCGGTTCTCGTGGACCAGCGgcctgctggagctgggggagacGCTGGTGGTGCAGCAGCGCGGCGTGCGGCTCTGCGACGGGGAGGAGAAG gTGAAATTCGATATGGGAGTATTACTACTTAGCACACACAGACTAATCTGGAGGGATCAGAAGAATCAT GAGTGCTGCTTTGCTGTACCTCTGTCTCAGATCGTCTTTATCGAAGAGCAAGCAGCTGGGATAGGAAAAAG cGCCAAAATAGTAGTTCATCTTCATCCTGCTTCTTCAAACAAAGAGCCTGGTCCATTCCAAAGCAGCAAATATTCCTACATCAAACTTTCTTTCAAAGAGCATGGGGAGATTGAG TTCTATAGACGATTATCAGAAGAAATTACACAAAGGAGATGGGAGAACATGCCTACTGGTCAGACCATTCAAGTTAACAAGGATCCACAG gcaGGAAGAATAAGAGCTGTAGGAATTGTAGGGATCGAAAggaaattagaggaaaaaagaaaagagactgacaaaaacATTTCCGAG gCTTTTGAGGACCTTAGCAAACTAATGGAGAAG GCTAAGGAAATGGTGGAGTTATCTAAGTCAATAGCTAATaagatcaaagaaaaacaaggtgaCATCACTGAGGATGAG ACTATTAGGTTCAAGTCCTATCTGTTGAGTATGGGCATAGCTAATCCAGTTACTAGGGAAACACATGGATCTGGTACCCATTACCACATGCAACTGGCAAAGCAACTAGCCGGAATACTGCAGACACCACTAGAG GAGCGAGGAGGGATCATGTCGCTTACAGAAGTGTACTGTCTGGTAAATCGCGCACGAGGATTAGAG TTGCTGTCACCAGAAGATTTAGTAAATGCTTGTAAGATGCTGGAGTCACTGAAATTACCACTAAG GCTTCGGATATTTGACAGTGGTGTGATGGTGATTGAACTCCAGTCTCATAACGAAGAGGAAATGGTAGCTTCTGCTTTAGAGACA GTATCTGAAAAGGGTTCCCTCACAGCTGACGAGTTTGCTAAGCTGGTGGGGATGTCTGTTCTCTTAGCCAAAGAAAG gCTGCTTCTTGCTGAAAAGATGGGCCATCTTTGCAGAGATGATTCAGTGGAAGGCTTGAGATTCTACCCAAATTTATTTCTGACACAGAGCTAA